AACTGGTGGGCGTCGGACCGAGGTTGTGGCCGTCGACGTCGAGTCCGGCGAGGACGTACAGCCCGTCGGCCGTGTCCACGGGGCGGCAGTGGTGGCGCAGGGTGTCGCTGAAGGCGTCGGCGGTCTGGGCGACCCGCTCCAACAGGGTCGCGGAGGCGGCGGATGTGCCGAATTCGGCGAGCAATTCCTGTGCTGCCTGGCGGAGTTCGGCCACAGAGTGGGCATCGAGCGTGCGGACAGGTGCGGCTGCCGTGCGCATGGCGAAAGGTCCCGTTCTTCGAAGGGTGTGGGGGTTTGCTGTGCGCTAGCTGTGAACGGGCCAAACGCTAGCAGTTGACTTAGGTAAGGCAAACCTTAGCTGTCTTTCGGGAGGGTGAACTAGCCAACATCCCTTCGTTTGGGGTGAGTTGATGTCGAACTGACGTGCAGCTTGGCAGGTGGATCAAACTCCCGCCATCTTGCGGAACGATTGTCATTAGGGTAGGCAACCCTAAGAACTGCCACATTCCTGTGCGACGGGATCGAGGACGTACGTGAACATCACCAGGCGCCAAGTGCTGTGGGCCGGCGGGGCGATAGGTACGACAGCACTGCTGGCCGCTTGTTCGGGGGGCGACGACACCTCGGGGAAGCCGGCGGCCGCGGGCGGCAAGCCCAAGAAGGGCGGCACTCTCCGCATCGGAGCCCTGGGGCGCGCCGGCGCCATCACCCGGGACCCGCACGGGACACAGGGCAACGAGAGCGACTACCTGATCCTGGCCCTGATCTACGACACGCTCACCGTGCCGGGTACCGAGCCCAACACCGAGCCCCGGCTCGCCGCTTCGTGGGAGGCGTCGACGGACCTGAAGACCTGGCGCTTCAAGCTGGCCAAGGGCGCCACCTTCCACGACGGCACCCCGGTCACCGCGGCGGACGTGGTCTGGTCGCTCAAGCGCCTGCGCAACACCCCGTCCGGCGCCGCCCGGCTGCCCGGCATCAAGGCGGAGAACATCAAGTCCGAGGGCGACGACACCGTCGTACTCGTCTCCGACTACGCCAATGCCGAACTGCCGCTGCTGACGCGTCTGACGACGTTCGTCCTGAAGAAGGACACCTCCGACAAGGAACTGGAGAAGGCGCCGGGCACCGGCCCGTTCAAGCTCGACTGGTACCGCGGCGGCAACGCGCGACTGGTCCGCAACGACGCGTGGTACGGCGGCACCGTCCACCTCGACGCCATCGAGGTGAAGATGTTCGAGACGCCGCAGGCGATGTCCAGCGCGCTGCTCGCCGGGCAGATCGACGTAGCCTCGAACGTCGGCGCCGTCGCCGCGCGAACCGCCGAGTCCCGCAAGGACATCCAGGTCGTGCGCCGCCCCAACGACATGTCGATGCCCATCGTGATGCGCACCAAGAGCGGCCCGTTCGCCGACGAGCGGGTGCGCGAGGCGCTGCGCCTGGTCGTCGACCGCGACGCGATGGTCAAGCAGGTGCTGTCCGGCTACGGCACCGTCGCCAACGACATCATGGGCACCGGCGACCCGAACTACGCCAAGGGCATCCCGCAGCGCACGCGTGATTTGGCGAAGGCCAAGAAGCTGCTCACCGAGGCCAAGTTCGACCTGTCCAAGACCTACGACCTGGTCACCACCGAAGACATCCCAGGGCTCGCCGAGTCCGCGACGCTGTTCGCCTCCCAGGCGCGCGAGGCCGGCATCAAGATCCAGGTCGTCAAGCAGGAGTCCGGCGCCTTCTACGAGAAGACCTGGCTCAAGGGCGATCTGTACACCACGTACTGGGGCACCAACGACTCCGTGGTCTTCTTCGCCTCCAAGACGCTGGTCAGCGAGGCCGGGCAGAACGAAGCCGGCTTCGCCGACAAGGAGTTCGACGCCTCGTACCGCAAGGTCATCGGCACCGCCGACGAAACCGCGCGCGGCACCGCGCTGCGCGAGCTGCAGCAGATCGAGTACGACAAGTCCGGCTATCTGCTGTGGGGCATGGCCGACGGCATCGACCTCGCCGTGGCCAAGGTCCAGAACCTGCCCAAGCTCCCGGGCTACGGCCGGGTCCAGCTCGAGAACGTGTGGCTGAGTTGAGCCGCACCGTCAAGGACGACGTGGTGGCCGTCCCCGCACGCTCGGGGGCGGCCACCGTGCCGCGTCGTACGGGCACGCTCGTCCTGCGCGTCGCCGCGGCCGTGGCCCGGCGGGCCCTGATGCTCGCCGTACTCCTCGCCGTGGTCTTCGCCGCTGTGGAGGTGCTGCCCGGCGACGCCGCCACCGCGACCTCGGAGCGCGGGGACAGCGCCGCGGACGTGGCGGCCCGGAGGCATCTCCTGGGCCTCGACCGGCCGTTGTGGGAACGCTTCTGGGACTGGATGACCGCCCTGCCCACCGGCGACCTGGGGACCTCCGCGCGCGGGCAGAAGGTCACCGACCTGCTCGCCGACCCCTTCCCCAACACGCTGCTGCTCGGGTCGGCCGCCTTCGTCCTCACCGTCGTCGCCTCGCTCGCCCTGGGCTGCTGGGCGGCCTCCCGTCCGGGCCGGCCGATCGACCGGATCATCGGGCACGCGGCCACCTCGGCGTTCGCCGTGCCCGAATTCGTCGTCTCCGTCGGCCTGTTGCTCGTCCTGTCGCTGTGGACGGGCTGGCTGCCCGCCGTCACGCTCACCGGAGCCGACGGCAACCCCACCACCTGGACCATGCTGATCATGCCGGTGCTGGCCCTCGTCATCCCGCAGACCGGATGGAACACCCGCATCGTGCGCGGCGCGCTCGCCGACCAGGCGTCCGCGCCCCATGTCGAAGCCGCCCATCTGGACGGGCTGCCCCCGCACCGCGTCGTCCTGCGTCACGCGCTGCCCGGCGCGCTCCCCGCGATCGCGACCGGCATCGCCACCTCCACCGGCATGCTCCTCGGGGGC
This genomic interval from Streptomyces dengpaensis contains the following:
- a CDS encoding ABC transporter substrate-binding protein gives rise to the protein MNITRRQVLWAGGAIGTTALLAACSGGDDTSGKPAAAGGKPKKGGTLRIGALGRAGAITRDPHGTQGNESDYLILALIYDTLTVPGTEPNTEPRLAASWEASTDLKTWRFKLAKGATFHDGTPVTAADVVWSLKRLRNTPSGAARLPGIKAENIKSEGDDTVVLVSDYANAELPLLTRLTTFVLKKDTSDKELEKAPGTGPFKLDWYRGGNARLVRNDAWYGGTVHLDAIEVKMFETPQAMSSALLAGQIDVASNVGAVAARTAESRKDIQVVRRPNDMSMPIVMRTKSGPFADERVREALRLVVDRDAMVKQVLSGYGTVANDIMGTGDPNYAKGIPQRTRDLAKAKKLLTEAKFDLSKTYDLVTTEDIPGLAESATLFASQAREAGIKIQVVKQESGAFYEKTWLKGDLYTTYWGTNDSVVFFASKTLVSEAGQNEAGFADKEFDASYRKVIGTADETARGTALRELQQIEYDKSGYLLWGMADGIDLAVAKVQNLPKLPGYGRVQLENVWLS
- a CDS encoding ABC transporter permease; protein product: MSRTVKDDVVAVPARSGAATVPRRTGTLVLRVAAAVARRALMLAVLLAVVFAAVEVLPGDAATATSERGDSAADVAARRHLLGLDRPLWERFWDWMTALPTGDLGTSARGQKVTDLLADPFPNTLLLGSAAFVLTVVASLALGCWAASRPGRPIDRIIGHAATSAFAVPEFVVSVGLLLVLSLWTGWLPAVTLTGADGNPTTWTMLIMPVLALVIPQTGWNTRIVRGALADQASAPHVEAAHLDGLPPHRVVLRHALPGALPAIATGIATSTGMLLGGAVAVETLFNYPGIGSVLAAAVAGRDAPLIAGVVMCAGAAISLVLLAADLVRARMLGART